Proteins encoded within one genomic window of Cellulomonas flavigena DSM 20109:
- a CDS encoding DNA repair helicase XPB, whose protein sequence is MPDGPLIVQSDKTLLLEVDHDQADACRRAIAPFAELERAPEHVHTYRLTPLGLWNARAAGHDAEQVVDTLLEYSRYPVPHALLVDVAETMSRYGRLQLVQDPVHGLVLHALDPAVLAEVTRSKRTAGLLGARLDETDVVVHPSERGHLKQVLVKLGWPAEDLAGYVNGEAHQIDLQEDGWALRPYQQQAVDGFFHGGSGVVVLPCGAGKTLVGAGAMARSSTTTLILVTNTVSARQWRDELVKRTSLTEDEIGEYSGTRKEVRPVTIATYQVLTTKRKGVYTHLELLDARDWGLIVYDEVHLLPAPIFRMTADLQARRRLGLTATLVREDGREDEVFSLIGPKRFDAPWKDIESQGYIAPAECVEVRLTLPDHERMTYATAEPEEKYRLAATAAGKNRVVESLVAKHAGEQTLVIGQYLDQLHELAEHLGAELITGETTVRERQRLFDAFRTGEITTLVVSKVANFSIDLPEASVAIQVSGSFGSRQEEAQRLGRIMRPKADGKTAHFYTVVARDTVDQDFAAHRQRFLAEQGYAYTIVDAEDLGVAR, encoded by the coding sequence GTGCCCGACGGCCCGCTGATCGTCCAGTCCGACAAGACACTCCTGCTGGAGGTCGACCACGACCAGGCCGACGCCTGCCGCCGTGCCATCGCGCCGTTCGCCGAGCTCGAGCGCGCCCCCGAGCACGTGCACACCTACCGGCTGACGCCCCTGGGCCTGTGGAACGCGCGCGCCGCTGGGCACGACGCCGAGCAGGTCGTCGACACGCTCCTCGAGTACAGCCGCTACCCCGTGCCGCACGCGCTGCTCGTCGACGTCGCGGAGACGATGTCGCGGTACGGCCGCCTGCAGCTCGTCCAGGACCCCGTGCACGGCCTCGTGCTGCACGCGCTCGACCCGGCGGTGCTGGCCGAGGTCACGCGGTCCAAGCGCACCGCGGGACTGCTCGGCGCGCGCCTCGACGAGACCGACGTCGTCGTGCACCCCTCCGAGCGCGGGCACCTCAAGCAGGTGCTCGTGAAGCTGGGCTGGCCGGCCGAGGACCTCGCCGGGTACGTGAACGGCGAGGCGCACCAGATCGACCTCCAGGAGGACGGCTGGGCGCTGCGGCCCTACCAGCAGCAGGCGGTCGACGGGTTCTTCCACGGCGGGTCGGGCGTCGTGGTGCTGCCGTGCGGGGCGGGCAAGACGCTCGTCGGGGCGGGGGCCATGGCGCGCTCGTCGACGACGACGCTGATCCTCGTCACCAACACCGTGTCCGCGCGGCAGTGGCGCGACGAGCTCGTGAAGCGCACGTCCCTGACGGAGGACGAGATCGGCGAGTACTCCGGCACCCGCAAGGAGGTCCGCCCCGTCACCATCGCGACCTACCAGGTGCTGACGACCAAGCGGAAGGGCGTCTACACCCACCTGGAGCTGCTCGACGCGCGCGACTGGGGCCTGATCGTCTACGACGAGGTCCACCTGCTGCCCGCGCCGATCTTCCGCATGACGGCCGACCTGCAGGCCCGTCGCCGGCTGGGCCTCACCGCGACGCTGGTCCGCGAGGACGGCCGCGAGGACGAGGTGTTCTCGCTCATCGGGCCCAAGCGGTTCGACGCGCCGTGGAAGGACATCGAGTCGCAGGGGTACATCGCGCCCGCCGAGTGCGTCGAGGTGCGCCTGACGCTGCCCGACCACGAGCGCATGACGTACGCGACGGCCGAGCCCGAGGAGAAGTACCGCCTCGCGGCGACCGCCGCCGGCAAGAACCGCGTCGTCGAGTCGCTCGTCGCCAAGCACGCCGGGGAGCAGACCCTCGTCATCGGCCAGTACCTCGACCAGCTCCACGAGCTCGCCGAGCACCTGGGCGCCGAGCTCATCACGGGCGAGACCACGGTGCGCGAGCGGCAGCGGCTGTTCGACGCGTTCCGCACCGGCGAGATCACGACGCTCGTGGTGTCGAAGGTCGCGAACTTCTCCATCGACCTGCCCGAGGCGTCCGTGGCCATCCAGGTCTCCGGGTCGTTCGGGTCGCGGCAGGAGGAGGCCCAGCGGCTGGGGCGGATCATGCGCCCCAAGGCCGACGGCAAGACCGCGCACTTCTACACGGTCGTGGCTCGCGACACCGTCGACCAGGACTTCGCCGCCCACCGGCAGCGGTTCCTGGCGGAGCAGGGGTACGCCTACACCATCGTCGACGCGGAGGACCTGGGCGTCGCCCGCTGA
- a CDS encoding helicase-associated domain-containing protein yields MATFTGYLRARSDDELVALLVRRPDLATPHPATLASLAARATSRASLDRALTWVDALVLQVVEAVVVLDGPRAPTRADLHVAVGATGADAPVVDRAVDDAVALALVWPDDEGALHAAPGVGDALGSSVAGLAPAADGTTDAPLADVADAPAGAGPVLDALTWGPPVGLVPPPGAPGGEAVRWLVEHGLLERGDGRHVVLPRHVALTLRGGRTHRAPALAPTFADAPVRDTATVAAESARAAEQTVRLVRQLLARWEQTPPGVLRAGGLGARDLRRTAQGLDVDDAHAAWLVETAASAGLVADDGEETPTFVTTLEADVWAAQDLAPRWAVLARAWLTSARTPWLVGGRDERGALRSALDPELTRPWVPRLRRAVLDVLASAPVGAAPTPQDVHAALQWRSPRSVPPLTAVEAILADAARLGVLGAGALAAAGRALLTGDDAAEALAADLPAPVDEILLQGDLTGIVPGRPGAELEDLLDLAAVVESRGGAVTVRFTADSVLRALDQGTTADDLLARLAAAARGRVPQPLEYLVRDVARKHGRLRAGAASSYVRADDPALLAGLADDPRLAVLRPRLLAPTVLVADASPAELLAALRARGLAPVAEDARGAVVHAVAPERRARARGSRVAPVRERPLPERAAAVVATLRRGDAEPDAHAGRTGGVRSGSVRSGAVPSGGGPARTGRRGAPTDEGAEALDPVDPADPGQDADSLRARATGVAQRTAASRARRGATPPSSARATSDGTSEPGALLVLLREAAQARTSVWLEVVGPDGRSQRRLVRPLKVEGGRLRALDEQREAELTVAVHRIAGVDPADT; encoded by the coding sequence ATGGCCACGTTCACCGGGTACCTGCGCGCACGCAGCGACGACGAGCTCGTCGCGCTGCTCGTGCGCCGACCCGACCTGGCCACGCCGCACCCCGCCACGCTCGCGTCGCTGGCGGCGCGCGCGACCAGCCGTGCGAGCCTCGACAGGGCGCTGACCTGGGTGGACGCGCTCGTGCTGCAGGTCGTCGAGGCGGTCGTCGTGCTCGACGGGCCGCGGGCCCCGACGCGCGCGGACCTGCACGTCGCCGTCGGCGCGACCGGCGCCGACGCACCCGTCGTCGACCGAGCCGTCGACGACGCCGTGGCCCTCGCGCTCGTCTGGCCGGACGACGAGGGTGCGCTGCACGCCGCTCCCGGGGTGGGCGACGCGCTCGGCTCGTCCGTCGCCGGCCTGGCCCCCGCCGCCGACGGCACCACCGACGCCCCGCTCGCGGACGTCGCCGACGCCCCCGCCGGCGCCGGGCCCGTGCTCGACGCCCTCACGTGGGGGCCGCCCGTGGGGCTCGTGCCGCCGCCGGGCGCGCCCGGCGGCGAGGCGGTCAGGTGGCTCGTCGAGCACGGGCTGCTCGAGCGCGGGGACGGGCGGCACGTCGTCCTCCCCCGGCACGTCGCGCTCACGCTGCGCGGCGGCCGCACCCACCGCGCGCCGGCGCTCGCCCCCACGTTCGCCGACGCGCCCGTGCGCGACACCGCGACCGTCGCCGCGGAGTCCGCGCGCGCCGCCGAGCAGACCGTGCGGCTCGTCCGCCAGCTCCTGGCCCGCTGGGAGCAGACGCCCCCCGGTGTGCTGCGGGCCGGCGGCCTGGGGGCCCGCGACCTGCGCCGCACCGCGCAGGGGCTCGACGTGGACGACGCGCACGCGGCGTGGCTGGTCGAGACCGCCGCGTCCGCGGGCCTGGTCGCCGACGACGGCGAGGAGACGCCGACGTTCGTCACGACCCTCGAGGCCGACGTGTGGGCGGCGCAGGACCTCGCCCCGCGCTGGGCGGTGCTCGCCCGGGCGTGGCTGACCTCGGCCCGTACCCCGTGGCTCGTCGGCGGGCGCGACGAGCGTGGGGCGCTGCGCTCGGCCCTCGACCCGGAGCTCACGCGCCCGTGGGTGCCGCGGCTGCGGCGTGCGGTGCTCGACGTGCTGGCGTCCGCACCCGTCGGGGCGGCACCGACGCCGCAGGACGTGCACGCCGCACTGCAGTGGCGGTCCCCGCGCTCGGTGCCGCCGCTGACCGCGGTCGAGGCGATCCTCGCCGACGCGGCGCGCCTCGGCGTGCTGGGCGCCGGTGCGCTCGCCGCCGCCGGCCGTGCGCTGCTCACCGGTGACGACGCCGCCGAGGCCCTGGCGGCCGACCTGCCCGCACCCGTCGACGAGATCCTGCTGCAGGGCGACCTCACCGGGATCGTCCCCGGGCGCCCGGGCGCCGAGCTCGAGGACCTGCTGGACCTCGCCGCCGTCGTGGAGTCGCGCGGCGGCGCCGTCACCGTGCGGTTCACCGCCGACTCCGTGCTGCGCGCGCTCGACCAGGGCACCACCGCCGACGACCTGCTCGCACGCCTCGCCGCGGCCGCGCGCGGCCGGGTCCCGCAGCCGCTGGAGTACCTCGTGCGGGACGTCGCACGCAAGCACGGCCGGCTGCGGGCGGGTGCCGCGTCGTCGTACGTCCGCGCCGACGACCCCGCGCTCCTCGCCGGGCTCGCCGACGACCCGCGGCTCGCCGTGCTGCGCCCGCGGCTGCTCGCCCCGACGGTGCTCGTCGCCGACGCGTCCCCCGCCGAGCTGCTCGCCGCGCTGCGTGCCCGCGGGCTGGCCCCCGTCGCCGAGGACGCGCGAGGCGCCGTCGTCCACGCCGTCGCACCCGAGCGCCGGGCGCGAGCCCGTGGCAGCCGCGTCGCACCCGTGCGCGAGCGTCCGCTGCCGGAGCGGGCGGCGGCCGTCGTCGCGACGCTGCGACGTGGGGACGCCGAGCCGGACGCGCACGCGGGGCGGACGGGGGGCGTGCGGTCAGGGAGCGTGCGGTCGGGGGCTGTGCCGTCGGGGGGCGGACCGGCGAGGACCGGGCGACGGGGCGCTCCCACCGACGAGGGCGCGGAAGCCCTCGACCCCGTCGACCCCGCCGACCCCGGGCAGGACGCCGACTCCCTGCGCGCGCGGGCGACGGGCGTCGCGCAGCGCACCGCTGCGTCCCGCGCCCGCCGGGGGGCGACGCCGCCGAGCTCCGCACGCGCCACCTCCGACGGAACATCCGAGCCCGGCGCCCTGTTGGTGCTCCTGCGGGAGGCGGCGCAGGCGCGCACGTCGGTGTGGCTCGAGGTGGTGGGGCCGGACGGCAGGTCGCAGCGCCGGCTCGTGCGGCCCCTGAAGGTCGAGGGTGGCCGCCTGCGCGCGCTGGACGAGCAGCGCGAGGCCGAGCTCACGGTCGCCGTCCACCGCATCGCCGGCGTCGATCCCGCGGACACGTGA
- a CDS encoding M20 metallopeptidase family protein, protein MGHVDAQGGAGQRRDGTLEGPTLAALRDDAAADLPTTAALRHALHRVPERGLYLPLTQRLVLDALADLDLEVATGRALSSVTAVLRGARPGPAVLLRGDMDALPVTEQTGEPFSSQHAGVMHACGHDLHVAGLVGAARLLAARREELAGSVVLMFQPGEEGDHGARLMIEEGVLDAAGSRVVGAYGVHVMSSTLPVGVVASRPGPLMAASDQVRVTVEGRGGHGSKPYLAADPVPVAAEIVLALQTMVTRQFDVFDPVVVTVGRVEAGTKENVIPDLAHLDATVRTFSPATHAAAPERIARLCEHVAAAHGMRATVDYQRGYPVTVNDAVEVDRARRLTRAMYGAQGWHEAEVPVPGAEDFSYVLQEVPGAFVFVGATPAGLDPADAPYNHSPRARFADDALVPSSAVLAALALDRLAQG, encoded by the coding sequence ATGGGGCACGTGGACGCACAGGGCGGGGCAGGGCAGCGCAGGGACGGGACGCTCGAGGGGCCCACGCTGGCGGCTCTGCGCGACGACGCCGCGGCGGACCTGCCGACGACCGCGGCCCTGCGGCACGCGCTGCACCGGGTGCCCGAACGGGGCCTGTACCTGCCGCTGACGCAGCGTCTGGTGCTCGACGCGCTCGCGGACCTCGACCTGGAGGTCGCGACGGGCCGTGCGCTGTCGTCGGTCACCGCGGTGCTGCGCGGCGCCCGCCCGGGCCCGGCGGTGCTGCTGCGCGGGGACATGGACGCCCTGCCGGTCACGGAGCAGACGGGCGAGCCGTTCTCCTCGCAGCACGCGGGCGTCATGCACGCGTGCGGGCACGACCTGCACGTCGCGGGCCTCGTGGGGGCGGCGCGCCTGCTGGCGGCGCGGCGCGAGGAGCTCGCGGGGTCGGTGGTGCTGATGTTCCAGCCGGGCGAGGAGGGCGACCACGGTGCGCGCCTGATGATCGAGGAGGGTGTGCTGGACGCGGCGGGCTCGCGGGTGGTCGGCGCGTACGGCGTGCACGTGATGTCCTCGACGCTGCCGGTGGGTGTGGTGGCGTCACGGCCGGGGCCGCTCATGGCGGCGTCCGACCAGGTGCGCGTGACGGTCGAGGGGCGCGGCGGGCACGGCTCCAAGCCGTACCTCGCGGCGGACCCGGTGCCGGTGGCGGCGGAGATCGTGCTCGCGCTGCAGACGATGGTGACGCGGCAGTTCGACGTCTTCGATCCCGTGGTCGTCACGGTCGGGCGCGTCGAGGCGGGCACCAAGGAGAACGTCATCCCGGACCTCGCGCACCTCGACGCGACGGTGCGCACCTTCAGCCCGGCGACGCACGCGGCGGCCCCCGAGCGCATCGCTCGCCTGTGCGAGCACGTCGCGGCCGCGCACGGCATGCGCGCCACGGTCGACTACCAGCGCGGCTACCCGGTGACGGTGAACGACGCTGTCGAGGTGGACCGTGCGCGGCGGCTGACCCGCGCGATGTACGGCGCGCAGGGCTGGCACGAGGCGGAGGTGCCCGTGCCGGGGGCGGAGGACTTCTCCTACGTCCTGCAGGAGGTACCGGGTGCGTTCGTGTTCGTCGGCGCGACGCCGGCGGGCCTCGACCCGGCCGACGCGCCGTACAACCACTCGCCGCGCGCGCGGTTCGCGGACGACGCGCTCGTGCCGTCGTCGGCCGTCCTCGCGGCGCTCGCGCTCGACCGCCTCGCGCAGGGCTGA
- a CDS encoding sugar transferase: MTAEHGATTHARAAARRRTGAPRDVPVTTPAAPPAPEAPPPHALRWDPARMHTRGPRRPVWLVRFHALLIANDTAVVVAATALGAWLWGGPRPVTFFGAPVPTVSWLAAVVAIWLVALAAVRSRSELILAVGVTELQRVLNASVFALAAVMSTAYLGDAQIPRGTLAGAFGSGLLGLMVTRLAWRHRLIAWRAGGRCKRNALLVGPHRDVVRLLGDLRRNHRAGFRVVGIALTDVDPAPDARIDDVETFGLEELVDRAHHPRVTSVVLAGDLPGGRAAIRRLGWSLEGAATELVLPSRLTYVAGPRIHLRPVEGMPLVHLSLPTYTGVAHVAKRGVDVVVASLALVVLLPALLAVAVAIKLDDGGPVLFRQERVGNREQLFTMYKFRTMVVDAEARLAALQERNQGAGVLFKMTDDPRVTRVGRVLRAWSLDELPQFLNALLGTMSVVGPRPPLPREVALYDGDVHRRLLSKPGITGLWQVSGRSDLTWEESVQLDLSYVENWSLSGDLMIILRTFRSVLARAGAY; the protein is encoded by the coding sequence ATGACCGCAGAGCACGGGGCCACGACGCACGCGCGGGCGGCCGCCCGGCGCCGCACGGGAGCACCGCGGGACGTCCCCGTGACGACGCCCGCCGCCCCACCCGCACCGGAGGCCCCACCCCCGCACGCGCTGCGGTGGGACCCCGCCCGCATGCACACCCGCGGCCCGCGACGGCCCGTGTGGCTCGTGCGGTTCCACGCGCTGCTCATCGCGAACGACACCGCCGTGGTGGTCGCCGCGACCGCCCTCGGCGCGTGGCTGTGGGGCGGCCCGCGGCCCGTGACGTTCTTCGGCGCGCCGGTGCCCACCGTGTCGTGGCTCGCCGCCGTGGTCGCGATCTGGCTGGTCGCGCTCGCGGCCGTGCGCTCGCGGTCCGAGCTGATCCTCGCCGTCGGCGTCACCGAGCTGCAGCGCGTCCTCAACGCGTCGGTGTTCGCGCTCGCGGCCGTCATGAGCACCGCGTACCTGGGCGACGCGCAGATCCCGCGCGGCACGCTCGCCGGAGCGTTCGGCTCGGGTCTGCTCGGGCTCATGGTGACGCGCCTGGCGTGGCGGCACCGGCTCATCGCGTGGCGCGCCGGCGGGCGGTGCAAGCGCAACGCGCTGCTCGTGGGGCCGCACCGGGACGTCGTGCGGCTGCTCGGGGACCTGCGGCGCAACCACCGCGCCGGGTTCCGGGTGGTCGGCATCGCGCTCACCGACGTCGACCCGGCACCCGACGCGCGCATCGACGACGTCGAGACCTTCGGGCTCGAGGAGCTGGTCGACCGCGCGCACCACCCGCGCGTCACCAGCGTCGTGCTCGCCGGCGACCTTCCCGGCGGGCGCGCCGCGATCCGCCGGCTCGGGTGGTCCCTGGAGGGCGCCGCGACCGAGCTCGTCCTGCCGAGCCGCCTGACGTACGTCGCCGGGCCGCGCATCCACCTGCGGCCCGTCGAGGGCATGCCGCTGGTGCACCTGTCGCTGCCCACGTACACGGGCGTCGCGCACGTCGCCAAGCGCGGCGTCGACGTGGTCGTCGCGTCGCTCGCGCTCGTCGTGCTCCTCCCCGCGCTGCTCGCCGTGGCCGTCGCGATCAAGCTCGACGACGGCGGGCCCGTGCTGTTCCGTCAGGAGCGCGTCGGCAACCGTGAGCAGCTGTTCACCATGTACAAGTTCCGCACGATGGTGGTCGACGCCGAGGCGCGGCTCGCGGCGCTGCAGGAGCGCAACCAGGGCGCGGGCGTGCTGTTCAAGATGACCGACGACCCGCGCGTCACGCGCGTGGGCCGCGTGCTGCGCGCCTGGTCGCTCGACGAGCTGCCGCAGTTCCTCAACGCGCTGCTCGGGACCATGTCGGTCGTCGGGCCGCGGCCCCCGCTGCCGCGCGAGGTCGCGCTCTACGACGGCGACGTCCACCGGCGCCTGCTGTCCAAGCCGGGGATCACCGGCCTGTGGCAGGTCAGCGGGCGGTCCGACCTGACGTGGGAGGAGAGCGTGCAGCTCGACCTGTCCTACGTCGAGAACTGGTCGCTGTCCGGGGACCTCATGATCATCCTGCGCACGTTCCGCAGCGTGCTGGCGCGTGCCGGGGCGTACTGA